ataattatatacaatAGATTCATTAtggcatatttgtacatgcacataacaagtgttttgttttatattttcctactatttatttttcagtgctaggggtggaacccaggacctcactgcatatttggcaagtgctataccacagagctacatccccagccctagcgtTTTGTTTTTAACTTAGATACCTTGTTAGAAGCTTTGTAATCATCCAACTTGACTTTGCAAGTTTATCTCTGTAGCAAGAGTAGTACTGTACTAAGCAGAGCCTTTTAGGCTTTGGCCTTGTAGTTTTaagacccccccccccacacacacactttcctaGTTATTTTCTGAGGTTATTTACTAATATTAATTTATACAACTGACCTCCTTGAGGTACAAATCCTAAAAAAGGCTTCTAATAGGGCCACCCTACATTAGGAGCAAGagcttttgttaagaatacatatgagctgggtatggtggcacatgcctgtaattctggtgacttgggaggctgtggtaggaggattacaagtttgaggcaagcctcagcaacttggtgaaaaccccatctcaagataaaaaattaaaaggactggggatgtagctcagtagtacaatccccagtaccaaacaaaacaaaataagtgaGCAAGCAGCTAAACTTTAGCCCTTGGCCTTCTGTGTactaaaaatttggtgagagtTTAGACATAATCTTGGGGAAGGATGAATTTACTATGACAATACCTCTCTGTGCCAGGGATGAGACAATTCTAGGTGAATATAAGTAGAGgtcaacctttccctttccaaaaGCAACTGGATTTTTGACTGAGGAGATGTGAGACTGGCTAGATTTCAGTTAACTTGAATTCACTCTGGAGAAGAGAAAAATAGGTAAGAACCTTTGAGAGGAGGGGTAAGGGAAGGACTGTCAGAGGGTATGAACAGGTCATATGACCATGTCAGCATTTAACCAGAGAAGCAACAAAATAGAAGGTGGAGAGAAAACCAGAAAAGTAAGTTTTATGTTAAAGCTTTGTGTTAAGATCTTTACCTCAAACTTTGCACATTCAGACTTCCTTTTTGACATAGGCCAGATTGTTCTACAGAATTGGGAGATAGAGCAaaggttcttttatttttcttttgcattttgaCCTTACACTAAGATTTGACTCACACCACCTACATTTCTCTCGATTGGGAGATAGACCAGGTGGTAGAGAACTTGAAGTAATTTAGAGAAGACAGGAGTGCTTGAGGAAACAGTTGTGGTCAGGGCAGTTTCAGGAAACTGTCTTATAAACTTAGAAAACTGGTATCCAGCCTAACCTCTTACTTTCCACATTGTATTAGGTCACTGAAAGAAGACCAGAGGTAAAACAAAAACCTAGCTTTATTCTTGCTATTCTCTGTACTTCTTTATATTCACcaaattgttaaaaataaaacaacattgaGCCAACTAATTCAAACTTAATTAATGATCCTTCTCCAAACAACATAGAATCAGCACTAGTTGGTAGGAATGGTTAACATTTGAAGACAAAAAAATTGGAAGGATCCTGGAAAGGGTCATTTTAAGTTATTGccctatttttcctttcctcctttaagaATATAGAATGTACAACAAGAATATGGAGCCTAGTTCTTTCCTGAATCTAATACTTGAACCTTGCTTTATGAAATTAAGTATGAAGGCAAAGAAAATGGTAATAAATAAGCTGGGCAcactggtgcatgcctgtaatccaaaggctcgggaagctgagataggaggatcatgagttcaaagccagcaacagtgaggtgctaagcaactcagagagaccgtgtctctaaataaattacaaaataggggggatatgactcagtggtcgagtgcctatgggttcaatccctggtaccaaaaaatggaATAAAGGACATACATTAGTAACTAAAGCCCTTTAAGAaactaattttgtgtgtgtgtatgtgtgcactcaTGTATAGATGGATGTGGGGATCAGACCCAGGCCTTTGTCTCTGAGCTAACCCCCAGctctgaaattttttaaaatataaaaatgtattcacagattttaatttttaaatgtttcattGCACATAGACTGGTAAGCTGTAGAATTACGAGGaacctatctttttttttctcctgaaattGCAAACAGAAGAACTCATCTCTGTTACGGTAAAATAAAGAATGTTATTAATGTCATTCACAATATTAAGCAGATAGAAGAAGTGTTCCTTTTTATTAGAAGAACTGAGGAACAGTACCTTTCaataaataaggctgttttctgtTGGGCAATAAGTTGAATTTCCCAAGGGCCAAAATCATGTCTCTTTTACTCTGGTTTTAGATTATTCTTTCTGCCTGGTTTTACCTGTCAGGAATTCTGACTAACTTACTTTCTGTGTCTCACTTGGTACTTTGGATGCAGTCATCCGCAGATTCAAGGATTAGAcctttcagaaactgaaagaaacCAAGTGTAGTGgcgcagacctgtaatcccactgactcagaaggctgaggcaggaggatcctgagttcaaagccagcctcagcaatttagtgagtccctaagcaactcagtgagatcctgtctctaaatacaaaatacaaaaaaggctgggggtatggttcagtggttaaatgcccctgggtttaattcttcgtacccccccccccaaaataacaacaacaacaacaaaacaaattgcatttatttttttcaggctGGCTAGGGACCCATCTACTGGAGttgaggctattttttttttcctacccttgtatagaatatttttaaaatcatgaaataTTTCTAATGTAGAGAGTTAATATAATGAACGTGTATATACCACCTAGCACTATAAGATACTAATAATTTGCTAtacttcagtttttaaaaagaaataacatgTTAAAGATATATGAAGTTATTGTGTAATGCCAGTCCATCTGATCCTAATCCCTTTCCTCATTCCTCAAGATAATCGTTATCATGAATTTAGAATTTGTCAATCTcatggtatttttttaaatttttttgctaCATATATATGTAACCGTAAAATACCATTATTTTGCATGACTTTGAACCTGATATAATTGGTCTTAACAGGCACATTTCTATTTCAGCACCCTGCCCCTGCCACACTAacacacccacacatacacacaactgtACTGGGGAGTAGACCCAGGGATGCTCTTATACATATCCACAACCCTTTATATTTTTAGGCAGggtctcagttgctgaggctggccttgaacttccaatTGTCCTGTcctgcttcctgagtagctgtgattataggcttgtgccattATGCCAGTTTGCAGTttgattttaatttatatattttggatgtttCAACCATTTAtatctgtttttattattatatagtAGTCTGTATAGACTCAAAATTATTATGTGTTTTTCTAATTTTGAAAGTTtatgtttttcagtttttttgccattacaaaaacaacaacaaaaaaatttgtatatttgcaagcatttctgtaAGGAGTTTACCTGGGgggaaaaatcattcattccttcattcattcatgtaCTTACACCAAATTGCTTTGAACTTCTGTAATTTAAACTCTCATCAATATTGTCTGAAAATTACTTTTTCTGCATTCCTTCTCAGACTTGATATGAACGGACTCAAAAGGTTTTCCCAGTCTGAAATATTATCCTCATTTTGATTTTTGACAatgatattaaacatttttacatAGACTTATTCATTGGTCAAGTTTATTTTTCCGTAAATTGAAGAGCATATcccacaaatttattttatttatactacAAGGTTTTTGTTCATGGGTAATGATAGTTAATAAGTAGACATTTTTAATGAACTAACATATTGCAGGCTTATTATATATGTTCATTTAGAGAAGTGTTATTAGTATTTTATCCCTCAAGAATCTCTAGAGTTCTTTTAAAATGTGAAGAACCATTTCATTCTTATTGGCATTAAAAAATGCACAACCTGATGAACCCAAGTGTTATAAAGAATGTATTGCAGTGAGATCTGGAGCCCAGGCAGCCGTGGTGAATTTCATTTTTGTAAGCTCTTTTTGATGAAGAGTAATTtagcatttgattataaataagtTTAATGCACCAGTAGTAGTTTATTGCTACATGCCCAGTTTGTATCATTTTACAGATTTGAAGAAGAGTATTTTCTGTAGTGGTGACTCTTTCCCTTCTTTTTTATCCTCTAGGTTGTATCAGAGTAAGATGGACGGTAGCTTTGATTGTGATTGTGGTGAGCTGGAGCCACCTGATCACTAACAAAAGACATCTGTCAACCAACAGTCGCCAGGGCTTCCTGTTGAAATATATAGcaacaaaggaagaaaagaagcaaAACGGAAATAGTGCTTACCAGCACCTTAGAATGATGCTGCTCAGGACCAGTCCAACACTGAATGTATCTGCACTGTGAGGAGAATGTTCATAGAAGCCTGTTGTGTGCATAtttattcacatttttgttaaatGTTAAATCGTTTAGCACAGTATATCTGAGTGCATAGTATGTCATTTCATTCCGTTTGAGTTTCTTGAGTGTTTTCTTTAAATGTCTGCAGAGTTGCTGCCCCTTTCTTGAACTATGAGTACTACAATCTTTTTAAGTCTCAATATGAGTAGAGCTTTTTGAGCTTTAAATCTGAGGGGAACTCAACAGGCCTGGTTGGCATATGCAATGAACATCAAGAAACCATCTTGCTGTGGAAGcataattatttttcttctccCTTTTTGAAAGATCTTTCCTTTTGATGCCTGTTTTCTTCCTTGTTTACACAAGTTCAACAATTCGAAAGGAAAAGGCGATAGTAAGGGTTTCAAAATGGCAGAGAAATTTGAAAGTCTTATGAACATTCATGGTTTTGATCTGGGCTCTAGGTATATGGACTTAAAACCATTGGGTTGTGGAGGCAATGGCTTGGTTTTTTCTGCTGTAGACAATGACTGTGACAAAAGAGTAGCCATCAAGAAAATTGTCCTTACTGATCCTCAGAGTGTCAAACATGCTCTCCGTGAAATCAAAATTATTAGAAGACTTGACCATGATAACATTGTGAAAGTGTTTGAAATTCTTGGCCCCAGTGGAAGCCAGTTAACAGACGATGTGGGCTCTCTTACTGAACTGAACAGTGTTTACATTGTTCAGGAGTACATGGAGACAGACTTGGCTAATGTGCTGGAGCAGGGCCCTTTACTGGAAGAGCATGCCAGGCTTTTCATGTATCAGCTGCTACGGGGGCTCAAGTATATTCACTCTGCAAATGTACTGCACAGAGATCTCAAACCAGCTAATCTTTTCATTAATACTGAAGACTTGGTGCTGAAGATAGGTGATTTTGGTCTTGCACGGATTATGGATCCTCATTATTCCCATAAGGTATGTGAAACGTCACttcagacagatttttttttttcaacccaaTGGTGTCTTTTTTTCTGATGCAGATCTACTTTCACAATTTCCCTGCATTTGAAATGGTAGAGAGGGATCCTAATTAAATATACATCCCCAAAAGTATATGTTTATGTATTATAGTGAAGTTCCAGAGTATATGGTTATTATAACTAAATTCTTGTATAGTTATTTCAAAggggaatatatttttttctgtttgggaCAGCAGTGAGGTCCTACCTGAAGGAAAGACAGGGTGCTAGTCCAACCTTtaggccttctttttttttttttaatgagagagagagagagagagagacagagagagagagagagttttattatttatttttttagttttcggcggacacaatatctttgtatgtggtgctgaggatcgaacctgggccgcatgcatgccaggcgagcgcgctaccgcttgagccacatccccagcccctaggccTTGCTTTTTTGACAATATTCAATTCTATAGTTacaccttttaaaaataaactgaatttagtttgaaatttaaatttgcaCAAACAGTTGGCAGTTTAGCAACTTTCCCTTAGCACTTGCTTTCGTGtaaaaatttgatagtattttccAAATAGAATTCTATCTTTTAGTTTTCAATTGAAATCTAatgtgggaccatgatgtgtaaaaTGTAAAAGTGAAGCTACTTTGGTTATAAAGAATCATTGGATACTCTGATTGCTTGGCTTTCCATAGTGTGTGTCACATTAAGGATATCTTTACTTCATTAAAAACAAA
This region of Callospermophilus lateralis isolate mCalLat2 chromosome 3, mCalLat2.hap1, whole genome shotgun sequence genomic DNA includes:
- the Mapk6 gene encoding mitogen-activated protein kinase 6 isoform X2, translating into MAEKFESLMNIHGFDLGSRYMDLKPLGCGGNGLVFSAVDNDCDKRVAIKKIVLTDPQSVKHALREIKIIRRLDHDNIVKVFEILGPSGSQLTDDVGSLTELNSVYIVQEYMETDLANVLEQGPLLEEHARLFMYQLLRGLKYIHSANVLHRDLKPANLFINTEDLVLKIGDFGLARIMDPHYSHKGHLSEGLVTKWYRSPRLLLSPNNYTKAIDMWAAGCIFAEMLTGKTLFADLA